The genomic segment ACCGTGCCGGCGTTGCCGACGTCCACCGTGGCCGGGCCGTGCAGGCCGGTGGGGAGGACGCGCCAGGCCTCGCCGGAGCCGCCCGCGCCGGACGAACTGGAGGAGACGGTCTCCTCGATGCCGACGCCCATCGCGCGCAGCGCGGCCGCCATCAGGAGGGTGTCGCGGGAGCGGAGGGGGCGGCGGAGCCAGCCGGGCTCGCTGGCGAGGGCGGCGAGTACCAGGGCGCGGTTGGTGACCGACTTGGACCCCGGGACGTGGACCGTCGCGTCGACGGCTCCGCTCGCGTAGGGGGCGGGCCAGAGGGCGGGCTGTGCGTTCAGGGCCATGGGGCCCACTTTAGTGGGGGTTCGCTCCGCCGGGTTGAGCCGGGAGCCCGGGTCGGCTCTTGTCCGCGGGTCCGTCGTGGCTGGTCGCGCCCACGCGGCGGAGCCAAAGCGTCGGGACAGCCCCGCGTCCTTTTCGGGGCGCGCCTCGACCCCGGCGTCAGAGGTTCAGCAGCCAGCGGCCGCCGCCCAGCAGCGCGCAGACCGAGACCACGTGGAACATCAGGAGCCAGACCGTCGCCGGCACATGGGTCAGGCGGGAGAGCTGGTCCGCGTCGGAGTCGCCGGCGCCTCCTCGGCGGCGCTTCGCCTGGAGCTCGAACGCCGGGCGGACGCCCCCCAGCAGCAGGAACCAGACCACCGCGTAGGCGAAGGCGGCCTGGACCTGGGGGCCCGCCAGCCAGGAGACGACGACGAAGGTGCCGCCGGTGACGACGACCGTCAGGGCGCCGTAGGCGTTGCGGATCATGACCAGCATGGCGACCAGCAGGATCGTGGAGAGCCAGAGCAGGAGGGTGATGCGGCCGGAGCCGAGGAGGGCGGCGCCGCCGAGGCCGAGGAGCGGGGGCGCGGTGTAGCCGGCGGCGGCGGTGAGGATCATGCCGAGGCCGGTGGGCTTGCCGCGGCTGACCGTGAGGCCGCTGGTGTCGGAGTGCAGCCGGATGCCGGTCAGGGTGCGGCCGGTGAGCAGCGCGATCAGTCCGTGGCCGCCCTCGTGCGCGATGGTGATGGCGTTGCGCGAGAGCCGCCAGACGCCGTGCGGGACGATCGCCGCCAGCGCGGCGACGGCGGTGGCTATGACGACCCAGAGGTCGGGGTCGGGCTGGGTGCCGAAGACCTCGTCCCACAGGGAGGCCAGCGAGGTGACTGCGGTGCTTTCCATGTTCTGCGGTGGCTCCTCGGGGTCGCGATCGATCGGGGCCGGCGCGGCGCGCCATCGTCGGGGGCGGTGGTCGGGTGACGGGTGGGCCTGGCAGTGTGGCACTTATGTGCGGACGCTATCTGAGACGCCGAGTTAGCAGCGATCGTTCCTGACAGCAAACATGCAGGTCACAGCTTTAGAGCCTCGGAGCGATCCGGGGCTCTTTCTCTACCCGTGCTGACTTTGTGCTGACCTGGAGGCACCTGTGATCACCCCAGGAAACCCGTTCTGTGCTGGGTCGGTGCTGATCTCTTTGCACGGTCCGGCTCGGGCAGACGTTGCCGCAGCGGTCGACCGCCTCGTCTGTGTGTAACGAAGAGTCGTCGCGGACCCACCACCGCAACACGTCGGCGTCGGCGTCGGGAGAATACGTCCTGGCCCGTGAGTGCGAGCCTCGTGCCGATCACGGCGCGCCTCGGTGGTCCGGATGTGGCTGCTCACCCAAGGACGCCTTTCAGAGCGCGGTTGGCGACCGGCCCCGGGCTTCGGCCGCGCCCCACTCCCTGTAGAGCGCGCCGGCTGATCTGCACGCCGGTGATTTCACCCGCTTCGATGCTGCGCGGTGTGAGCTCAGGCGCATCGTGGGCATTTGCGAGGGCGCCTACTCGTCAGTAGCTTCGCTCGCGGAATTTGTAGCTGGTGAAAGCGGCGGCCAGAGTGATGGTGAAGCCGATGGTCCGGAGCTCATGTCGGCGCCTACCCACTTGCCCGAAGTGCTCCGGTGCAGTCGTGTAGGGGAGGCCGTCGAGCCGGAGGTCGGTGAGAAAACGTAGGACGAGATCGGCGTATTCGGCTTCCCGTTCGAGGTGCACCATGTGGTCGGCGTTGCGGACGAGGAGGAAGGTCGAGCCGGCGATGGAGGCTGCACAACACGGTTTTCGTCCGGCGTGCTGACGTCGTCGTGTTCACCGGTGAACACCAGGGCACGCACCGCGTCGATGCCCCCGGCCGGGAGCGGGTCCGGGCCGAGCAGACACCGATCGCAGACGGCATGGCGGCTGGCCTCGGCCGGGGTAATGCGGGCGAACTGCCGATGCAGCAGCCTTGCCACAGCGGGTGCCTGGGAAATCTGGTCCCGGCGGACGGTGTTGAGCAGGGTGGCGACGGCTCGGGCCGACTCACGCTTGTGTCGGCTGTGTGCGTCGCGGCCACTGCCGCAGGCCCTGCTGACATTGGCGCCAGGAGGTCTCCTACTCCGCATCTCGACGCCGTTGAGAAGGAGTTGCGCGCCGTTGCTCAAGGCCCGCGACATGCACTGCACGAGCCTCGCGGAGACCGGTCGACCTCACAGCCTCGAGGTGAGCAGAGAACTGCGTACGTCCCTCGTCGCCGACTGCCTGCGCGTCCTGGGCCGCGGCCATCTGCTCACCGAGACGGTCCTTAACCTCTGACCAAGAGGCGAGAACTTCGCAACAGCCGTCCGGCGGCGGCGGCGGGTACTGCGAGACGGCGGGACCAAGGGGCGCCGTTCACCGCGTAGGCCAGAGCCTCTTCGTACGGCATGGCCAGACCCTCGACAATGACCGCCTCGTCCGCCTCATCTGCTCGTTTCCGATCTTCTGGCGGATCAGGTTTTCCCAGGAGGCGGGCCGCGCACAGGAAGTCCCGGCCGCTGGCACCGCTGACGCGAGAACGTCGATTGCTGGGGATGTCGGCGGGGCTGTGCACCGGTACGCGACTGGTGGCAGTGAAGACCCTGCGTGACGACTGGTCGCCTCACGACGTGCGCTACCGGTTCGCCCCGGCGGCGCTCGGCAACGGTGCTGACTGGTGCTGACCTTAGCCTCGCCGTTTCGGTTGGGTCGGTGAGGGGTCGCTGAGGGGCAACTGTCGGGTGACCGACGCGATTTCGGTTTTCGGGCATGACGGAGTCCCGGCGCGATGGTCGGGTTCTCCAGGTCCTTCGGGTCGTGGCGGACGGGGGTTTGCCGGTCAGCCGGCGGGACGGGGCAGGGCGGCGAGGCGGTGGAAGGCCGTGGCCAGTTCGTTTCGCCAGGGCCAGGTCGCCGATATCCGCAAGCGTAGGCGTCGGCCGCCGCGGGTGAGGCGGGCTGTGACGTGCAGGAGCCGGTAGCGGAGCTTCTTCGGCTCGGCGGTGGCCAGTTCCCCGTCCAAGAGGAGGACACGGGTCCAGGCCATCAGGTCGATCGCCGCGAGGCTGAGTTCGAGCCAGACGGTGTTGACGCCGAAGTCGCGGGAGGGGAAGCGGCCGAAGCCGGTGGTCTTGCCGCACCGGATGCGGTCCTCGACGGTGGCATGCCCGCGGTGACGGACCTCCAGGAACTGGGCGGAACCGCCGCCGCAGTACGGGGTGTCGGTGAGGAACACCTGATGCCGCAGGCCCTCGTCCTGGTCGAACAGGGACAGCTGGGCTCCGGGGTGCGGCCGCTCCCGGCGCACGATGATGCGGGTGCCGGGCGGGTAGCCGTCCAAATCGATCATCCCGGTCAGCTCGGCGACCTCGGCGCCATCACGCAGTGTCCCGTCCTGGTCCAGGGCGGGATGCCAGAGGCGGTCGGGCATGGCCCGGACAGCGCGGCGGACCGGCTCGGTGACCGCGTATCCGACCGAGAAGGAGGTACGAATTCCTCGTTTCCGCACGTCGCGGACGTGAGCGAGGAAGGCTTTCGCGGATCCGGCGCTGTCGGCGCGGACCAGGATGTCGGTGCCGTGCCGGTGAGCGTCGGGGATCTGCGCGAGCGCCTGGTCGAGCACCGCAATGTGATCGGCGGCAGTGTTGGCTCCGGAGTTCCCCGGCCGCAGCCGGCCGGACACGGCCTCGCCGGTGTTCGCGAGGAAACACAGCAGCGGATGGAAGCCGAAGCCGCCCTTATAAGTCGGGGCGGCCTGTTCCTTCTCCGAGTGGCAGGTAATCAGCGTGGCGTCGAGGTCCAGGACCAGGCCGGGAAGCTCGCGTCCGCCGGCCCGGACAGCGGGTATGCCCGCGCCGGTCTCGGCGGCCTGCATCCAGGCGACTTCCCGGGCTGCAGCGCGCGCCGCTCGCAGTGAAGCGAGTGCAGCCTTGTCGATGTCGGCGAGCAACCGCCAGGCCGTGGGCGTGGAGGCGACGGGGCCGAACACCTCGCCCTGGTCCCGCAGCACGGCCAGATCCGCGATCGCCTCACCGCCATCGGCGAGCATCACCGCGAGATCGGTGGCGACCCGGCCCGGATCATGCCCCGTCCCGCGCGGCCGAAGCGGCCTGAGAGCGGTGGAGTACGAGGCGGTCAGCCCGGTGGCATCAGCGAGATCCGCCAGCAACCGTGCCCCGGCATGCCCGACCACCCCCGAACCAACGGCACTGACATGGACCTTGGGACGCAACCCGATAGCCTGCACGTAGAAAGTGCCCTCCGTCTGGACCGACAGAACCCCTCAGCAAGGTTCATCGTCCCCGGTCAGGAAGGCACTTTCGCGTTTCCGCCGCAAAGCCAGGCGTACCCAAGTGAAACGGCGAGGTTAGCGACATGATTTGACGTTTCTGCAGGTCGGAGGGGTGTTATATATGTCGCGGACGGTATTTGAGACGCCGACGTAGCGGCGATCGTTCCTGACGGCATGCGCCCGCGCGGTGCCGACCGAGAATCAGCCGAGGCGGGGCGCCTGCCTCCGGACCGCGGCGGGAGCGGCGCAAGGCGGCCCAGGCCCGAGGCAGCCAGGCAGCAGAGAAGGAGCCGTACCCGTTCTGGGTTCGGCTCCTTCATGTCGGAGGTCTGCCGTCAGGCAGCGGTGAACGCTGTACGGTGTTCCAGCGCCCAGTCGGCGAAAGCCGTCGGCGGACGGCCGGTGACCCGGGCGACCGTGTCCGTCACCGGGGCGGTGGTGCCGACCGAGGCGGCGTACGTGCCGAGGACGGAGTCGACGAGGCCGGGCACTCCGAACGAGCCGTACTGCTCCTCCAGCTGGGTCCGAGCGGCATCGCCGACCAAGTCGACGACGGTCACCGGACGACCGATTGCCGCCGCGATCAGTTCGACCTGCCGGCGCTGCGTCATCGACTCCGGGCCGGTGAGCTCGTACGTCGCGCCCTCGTGTCCATCGGACAGCAGGGCCTTGACGGCGACGGCCGCTATGTCCCGCTCGTGGATCGGCGAGACCACGCTCTCGGCGTACGGGACACGGACCTCACCGCCCTCGCGGATCGCGGGGGCCCACTGCAGCACGTTGCTCGCGAAGGCGCCCGGCCGCAGCACCGTCCGGGCGAGACCGCTGTCCTCCACCGCCCGTTCGACCGACAGGTGCATGAGCCCGATCGGACTGGCGGTCTCACCGGGCTCGCTCACCGCGGCGGACGACAGCAGCACCACGTGCTTGACGCCGCAGTCCCCGGCGAGGCGCAGGAAGCCGACGACGCCGGACGGGTTGGGGAACAGGAAGAGCTTCTCCACGCCCGACAGCGCGTCCCCGAACGAACCGGGGTCGTCCAGGTCCCCGGCGCGCACGTCGACGCCCGCGGGCAGTCCGGCGGTCTTCGGGTTCCGGGAGGTGGCCCGCACCGGGGCACCGGCCGCGAGCAGCAGCTCGACGACGTTGCGGCCGACGTTACCGGTCGCGCCGGTCACCAGAATGGTCATGAGGTGGACTCCTACGTGGGGAAGTGGGACGCACACGGCCGGCGCCCAGGCCGGCCGCGGGTCAGGTCCGGGGCGCGCCGAACCAGCGGTGGAGTGCTTCCGTGAGCGGCGTGCCGGACACCCAGCAGACGTAGCCGTCGGGGCGCACCAGCACAGCCTCGGCACCCAGGCCGGGCAGCTCCGGTACTTCCACGGCGTCCACCCGGCCCGTCCAGGGGGCCGACTCGGCGACGAGTTCCGTCCGCGTGGTCAGCAGGACGCCCTGCCCCTGCTGGAACAGTTCGCTGACCCAGCGGCCGTCCGGCAGGGCGAAGTCGGTGAGCCGGGCGCCGACGGGCTCGTCGCCGCCGAGGTCGTAGCGGATGGAGAGCCCGGAGATCGCCCCGCCGAGCAGGCGGTTGGCCTCCGGCAGTTTGATCAGCTGG from the Streptomyces sp. NBC_00310 genome contains:
- a CDS encoding M50 family metallopeptidase, which gives rise to MESTAVTSLASLWDEVFGTQPDPDLWVVIATAVAALAAIVPHGVWRLSRNAITIAHEGGHGLIALLTGRTLTGIRLHSDTSGLTVSRGKPTGLGMILTAAAGYTAPPLLGLGGAALLGSGRITLLLWLSTILLVAMLVMIRNAYGALTVVVTGGTFVVVSWLAGPQVQAAFAYAVVWFLLLGGVRPAFELQAKRRRGGAGDSDADQLSRLTHVPATVWLLMFHVVSVCALLGGGRWLLNL
- a CDS encoding IS1380 family transposase, with translation MSVQTEGTFYVQAIGLRPKVHVSAVGSGVVGHAGARLLADLADATGLTASYSTALRPLRPRGTGHDPGRVATDLAVMLADGGEAIADLAVLRDQGEVFGPVASTPTAWRLLADIDKAALASLRAARAAAREVAWMQAAETGAGIPAVRAGGRELPGLVLDLDATLITCHSEKEQAAPTYKGGFGFHPLLCFLANTGEAVSGRLRPGNSGANTAADHIAVLDQALAQIPDAHRHGTDILVRADSAGSAKAFLAHVRDVRKRGIRTSFSVGYAVTEPVRRAVRAMPDRLWHPALDQDGTLRDGAEVAELTGMIDLDGYPPGTRIIVRRERPHPGAQLSLFDQDEGLRHQVFLTDTPYCGGGSAQFLEVRHRGHATVEDRIRCGKTTGFGRFPSRDFGVNTVWLELSLAAIDLMAWTRVLLLDGELATAEPKKLRYRLLHVTARLTRGGRRLRLRISATWPWRNELATAFHRLAALPRPAG
- a CDS encoding NmrA family NAD(P)-binding protein, whose translation is MTILVTGATGNVGRNVVELLLAAGAPVRATSRNPKTAGLPAGVDVRAGDLDDPGSFGDALSGVEKLFLFPNPSGVVGFLRLAGDCGVKHVVLLSSAAVSEPGETASPIGLMHLSVERAVEDSGLARTVLRPGAFASNVLQWAPAIREGGEVRVPYAESVVSPIHERDIAAVAVKALLSDGHEGATYELTGPESMTQRRQVELIAAAIGRPVTVVDLVGDAARTQLEEQYGSFGVPGLVDSVLGTYAASVGTTAPVTDTVARVTGRPPTAFADWALEHRTAFTAA